Proteins from one Penicillium digitatum chromosome 2, complete sequence genomic window:
- a CDS encoding Uracil catabolism protein 4, with translation MMGLFKRKDSKTSIQSENENESVITVNSARTSNTSLRSPGYKGSGPPASIPELPIARPPDPALDPAAYLRSIHAVRERSNIILNKAKKNQLNHFDVDMSKFEATASYVVSIIKRDYAPDYENIPPHGRWQHFDVGGRPRINQLLQSWPSRIDAQERTRRLIDLFVVSVLLDAGAGNEWSYRSKESGKVFSRSEGLAVASLEMFKSGLFSSDPTEPCQVDGAGLKKITVEVLAKGMQHSEQNPLAGIEGRAGLLIRLSEALNNQDFFGVDARPGNMLDYLLGHPSTLASSVPIVPITTLWTVLMDGLSPVWPSSRTQIDGVSIGDAWKCSGLPQSPPAQQWESIAPFHKLTQWLCYSIMVPMSRLMLIHFAGSDLLTGLPEYRNGGLLIDLGLLTLKPEDMQRGIDAYKENAQIKGQPSVEVAPLFCADDDVIVEWRGATVGFLDELLGEVNAQLGLNGSEDQLSLAQMLEAGTWKGGREIAEVSRPNTKEPPIMIRSDGTVF, from the exons ATGATGGGGCTATTCAAGCGCAAAGATTCAAAGACCTCCATTCAAAGCGAGAATGAGAACGAATCTGTCATCACGGTCAATAGCGCTCGCACGTCAAATACGTCCTTGAGATCGCCAGGATACAAGGGAAGTGGTCCGCCAGCTTCAATTCCAGAACTCCCTATTGCCAGACCACCAGATCCAGCGTTGGACCCGGCCGCATACCTACGAAGCATCCATGCAGTGCGGGAACGCTCCAACATAATCCTGAACAAGGCCAAAAAGAACCAACTGAATCATTTCGATGTCGACATGAGCAAGTTCGAAGCTACCGCCTCCTATGTCGTTTCCATCATCAAG CGAGATTATGCGCCAGATTACGAGAACATCCCCCCGCATGGTCGCTGGCAGCATTTCGACGTTGGCGGCAGACCCCGCATCAACCAGCTTCTCCAGTCCTGGCCCAGTCGCATTGATGCGCAGGAGCGCACCCGCCGTTTGATTGATTTGTTTGTTGTGTCTGTTCTGCTCGATGCAGGTGCCGGGAATGAATGGTCATACCGGTCGAAGGAGTCGGGTAAAGTTTTCTCGCGAAGTGAAGGCTTGGCTGTGGCAAGTTTGGAGATGTTCAAGTCTGGGCTTTTCAGTAGCGATCCTACGGAGCCATGTCAGGTGGATGGCGCAGGACTAAAGAAGATTACGGTCGAGGTGCTCGCCAAGGGAATGCAACATTCTGAACAAAATCCACTAGCTGGTATTGAAGGCCGCGCGGGGTTATTGATACGGCTCTCCGAGGCACTTAACAATCAAGACTTCTTCGGTGTGGACGCTAGACCAGGAAATATGCTAG ATTATCTCCTCGGCCATCCATCCACACTTGCTTCTTCCGTACCTATTGTTCCGATAACCACATTGTGGACCGTGCTCATGGATGGCCTCTCTCCCGTCTGGCCCTCATCACGAACACAGATTGATGGAGTATCTATTGGAGATGCTTGGAAGTGCTCTGGTCTTCCTCAGTCTCCCCCCGCACAGCAGTGGGAAAGCATCGCTCCATTCCACAAGCTGACACAATGGCTATGCTATTCGATCATGGTTCCAATGTCGAGATTGATGCTCATCCATTTCGCCGGCAGCGACCTTTTGACAGGCCTTCCTGAATATCGAAACGGAGGCCTTCTTATCGACCTGGGACTCTTGACTCTGAAACCGGAAGATATGCAGCGAGGAATCGACGCATACAAAGAGAACGCTCAGATCAAAGGTCAACCAAGCGTTGAAGTGGCCCCGCTCTTCTGCGCCGATGACGATGTAATTGTTGAATGGCGAGGCGCTACCGTCGGATTCCTAGATGAGCTTCTAGGGGAGGTCAACGCTCAGTTGGGGCTCAACGGCTCTGAGGACCAGCTATCACTAGCACAGATGCTTGAGGCTGGCACCTGGAAG GGTGGTCGCGAGATTGCGGAAGTTTCGAGACCAAACACCAAGGAACCCCCTATCATGATACGATCCGACGGCACTGTCTTCTAA
- a CDS encoding Hydrophobin, putative, with protein MQFSLSAIVLGLAATAYALPPAVPAAGGAGSGNGVGNKGNTDVRFSVPDNMTVKQAQAKCGDQAQLSCCNKAVYAGDTTDINSGILGGTLSNLIGSGSGASGLGLFDQCSKLDLQIPVLIGIPIQDLINQKCKQNIACCQNSPSSASSDLVGLGLPCVALGSIL; from the exons ATGCAGTTCTCTCTCTCCGCCATTGTCCTCGGCCTCGCCGCCACTGCCTACGCTCTTCCCCCTGCCGTCCCTGCcgccggtggtgctggtaGCGGTAACGGTGTCGGCAACAAGGGCAACACTGACGTTCGCTTCTCTGTCCCCGACAACATGACCGTCAAGCAGGCGCAGGCCAAGTGCGGTGACCAGGCTCAGCTCTCTTGCTGCAACAAGGCTGTCTACGCTGGTGACACCACCGACATCAACTCTGGTATCCTTGGAGGTACCCTCAGCAACCTCATCGGTTCTGGTTCCGGTGCCTCTGGCCTTGGTCTCTTCGACCAGTGCTCCAAGCTGGATCTCCAGATCCCTGTTCTCATTGGTATCCCCATTCAGGACCTCATCAACCAGAAGTGCAAGCAGAACATTGCTTGTTGCCAGAATTCTCCTTCTAGCGCC AGCTCCGACCTCGTCGGTCTTGGCCTTCCCTGCGTTGCCCTTGGCTCCATCCTCTAA
- a CDS encoding Succinate dehydrogenase cytochrome b560 subunit — translation MFSQKVVQQSMRRLAVQQPFAMRSSMMGASPVAVALGKNIQTRHQVTSAPNTEDPSQILVKQRLQRPVAPHLSIYKPQIGWIGSSLHRITGVALSGSLYLWATAYLVSPALGWHLESASMVAAMGALPLVAKVLLKTTLALPFTYHAMNGIRHLMWDLGRGLTNPVIIKTGWTVIGLSIASAVGLALI, via the exons ATGTTCTCTCAGAAGGTTGTTCAACAGTCGATGCGACGGC TTGCCGTCCAGCAGCCGTTCGCTATGCGGTCATCTATGATGGGTGCTTCCCCTGTCGCTGTTGCCCTTGGCAAGAACATTCAGACAAG ACACCAAGTCACATCGGCCCCAAACACCGAGGATCCCAGCCAGATTCTTGTTAAGCAGCGTCTTCAGCGCCCTGTCGCCCCTCACCTTTCCATCTACAAGCCCCAGATCGGCTGGATCGGCAGTTCTCTGCACCGTATCACTGGTGTCGCTCTCTCCGGCTCCTTGTACCTTTGGGCTACTGCCTACCTCGTCTCCCCAGCTCTCGGTTGGCACCTCGAATCGGCCTCCATGGTCGCCGCCATGGGTGCTCTCCCTCTCGTGGCTAAGGTCCTCCTCAAGACTACCCTGGCCCTCCCTTTCACCTACCACGCCATGAACGGCATCCGCCACTTGATGTGGGATCTGGGCCGTGGTCTCACCAACCCTGTGATTATTAAGACTGGCTGGACTGTTATTGGCCTCAGCATTGCCAGTGCTGTTGGTCTCGCTTTGATTTAA
- a CDS encoding mitochondrial 54S ribosomal protein mL57 — MALNLSSRAARTACAASKFAARPIAGVIPSRTFATSTPEESNQQEKPRWSYTPAAAKAPFSLHLDSKRPTFHVNADPQLLDRFYIRLFGNGGDKLLSDETKWLAVTHKSFDQGRRGFNDRLAFLGKRIVQLQASLALAQDAPYAGAAPAANKDEFGRVPFSHPALDGLNNLSGETKKILTERSKLAELGNKYELQKVLRWSPRKPNDLRASGIELVLAHTMYAIVGAVSLEKGGVVATKVARERILEPLGLKSVS, encoded by the exons ATGGCTTTAAATCTTTCTTCTCGAGCGGCCAGGACCGCCTGCGCTGCATCCAAATTTGCCGCTCGCCCAATTGCGGGAGTCATCCCATCCCGCACCTTCGCGACCTCTACTCCAGAAGAGTCCAATCAACAAGAAAAGCCCCGATGGTCCTACACTCCCGCGGCGGCAAAGGCCCCATTCAGTCTGCACCTTGACTCCAAGCGCCCGACATTCCACGTCAATGCCGACCCGCAACTGCTCGACCGATTCTACATTCGCTTGTTCGGCAATGGCGGCGACAAACTCCTCTCCGATGAGACCAAGTGGTTGGCAGTGACACATAAGAGTTTCGACCAAGGACGTCGCGGATTCAACGATCGATTGGCCTTCTTGGGAAAGCGCATTGTGCAGCTGCAAGCATCGCTAGCTTTGGCGCAGGACGCTCCATACGCAGGCGCCGCGCCGGCAGCGAACAAGGACGAGTTTGGTCGCGTGCCGTTCAGCCACCCGGCTCTGGATGGATTGAACAACCTCTCTGGTGAAACTAAGAAGATTCTCACCGAGCGGTCGAAGCTCGCTGAGCTTGGAAACAAGTACGAGTTGCAGAAGGTTCTCCGATGGAGTCCCAGAAAG CCTAACGACCTCCGTGCATCCGGCATTGAGCTCGTTCTCGCGCATACAATGTACGCTATTGTCGGCGCCGTTTCGTTAGAGAAGGGAGGAGTCGTTGCCACCAAGGTGGCTCGTGAGCGGATACTTGAACCCCTGGGACTCAAGTCGGTCTCGTAA
- a CDS encoding Clathrin adaptor, mu subunit, translating to MASALFFLDLKGKTLLARNYRGDIPMSAVEKFPILLSDAEEESSAVPPCFSHEGINYLYIRHSNLYILALTKRNTNATEILLFLHKLVEVFTEYFKVLEEESIRDNFVVIYELLDEMMDFGYPQTTESKILQEYITQESHKLDVQARPPIAVTNAVSWRSEGIRYRKNEVFLDVVESLNLLVSANGNVLRSEILGAVKMKCYLSGMPELRLGLNDKAMFETTGRATRGKSVEMEDVKFHQCVRLSRFENDRTISFIPPDGEFELMSYRLNTQVKPLIWVECMVESHSGSRIEYMLKAKAQFKRRSTANNVEILVPVPEDADSPRFRTNIGTVHYAPEKSAIIWKIKQFGGGKEFLMRAELGLPSVKGDDERGGGMTGGFGGSMGGAGGVGKAKRPINVKFEIPYFTTSGIQVRYLKITEPKLQYPSLPWVRYITQSGDISMRMPDIQ from the exons ATGGCGTCGGCACTTTTCTTCCTCGACCTCAAGGGCAAG ACCCTTCTGGCCCGCAATTATCGCGGAGATATTCCCATGTCCGCAGTCGAGAAATTCCCCATCCTCCTCAGTGATGCCGAAGAAGAAAGCTCAGCAGTGCCTCCCTGCTTCTCGCACGAGGGAATCAAT TACCTTTATATCCGCCATAGCAACCTCTATATCCTTGCTTTGACCAAGCGAAACACAAATGCTACCGAAATTCTACTCTTCCTCCACAAGCTGGTGGAGGTCTTCACCGAATATTTCAAGGTACTGGAGGAGGAGAGTATCCGGGATAACTTCGTCGTCATTTACGAATTGCTGGATGAAATGATGGATTTTGGGTACCCGCAGACGACAGAGAGCAAAATTCTACAAGA ATACATCACCCAAGAGTCACACAAGCTGGATGTCCAAGCACGACCACCCATCGCCGTCACAAATGCTGTCTCCTGGCGTAGCGAGGGGATACGCTACCGCAAAAACGAAGTCTTCCTCGACGTGGTCGAGTCCCTCAATCTACTGGTCTCGGCAAATGGAAACGTCCTGCGGTCTGAGATTCTGGGCGCTGTCAAGATGAAGTGTTATCTGAGTGGTATGCCAGAGTTGCGATTGGGCTTGAACGACAAAGCCATGTTCGAGACCACGGGTCGTGCTACACGAGGCAAATCGGTCGAGATGGAGGACGTGAAGTTCCATCAGTGTGTCCGACTCTCGCGCTTCGAGAATGATCGCACAATCAGTTTCATCCCTCCGGATGGTGAGTTCGAGCTCATGAGCTACCGACTGAACACACAAGTGAAGCCGTTGATCTGGGTGGAATGCATGGTTGAATCGCACTCGGGATCCCGAATTGAATATATGCTCAAG GCCAAAGCCCAATTTAAACGCCGCAGCACCGCAAACAACGTCGAGATTCTCGTCCCCGTCCCCGAAGACGCAGACTCCCCACGCTTCCGCACAAACATCGGAACCGTGCACTATGCCCCCGAGAAGTCGGCCATCATCTGGAAGATTAAGCAATTCGGCGGTGGTAAGGAATTCCTCATGCGCGCAGAGCTGGGTCTACCTTCCGTCAAGGGCGACGACGAGCGCGGCGGTGGTATGACCGGTGGATTCGGAGGCAGTATGGGTGGAGCCGGAGGTGTAGGCAAGGCGAAACGTCCCATCAACGTCAAGTTCGAGATCCCCTATTTTACGACCAGTGGTATCCAAGTGCGATATCTGAAGATCACCGAACCAAAG CTGCAATACCCCTCTCTCCCTTGGGTGCGATACATTACACAGTCGGGCGACATTTCCATGCGCATGCCAGATATccaatga
- a CDS encoding Heat shock protein DnaJ, N-terminal yields MEDLNGLSWSSESKTPSRPPPMSSGYLYPSIPSNGGSGRSTPLSATSNRSSSPSKPVTSAGDSFANLVSFNSSAGNKNLSLMEQQKRLQEEKAKKEADNRSRFESQYGGQNNQFWDNLEGRVRSPASVPAPRSAPPPADDEDILAAFDAAAPVDASTHFPVPNSPKSSPPIDTNRRLESSNGGISMQNNIGGMDGFDDDDPFGLNQLKPKSAPAPQPQQADDDDFLGLLGKPVSDIPHQDSPPTSTTPSDRGRDQHTSPVPSNEVDRAVAELVDMGFPANKSRRALNTTESGTDVQAAVGWLLTQAHAESRQKTEGRSSATRSADRADRSDSRNRDMPSWMREEIAESRSRQDRRSPASADKDPVQVASQFGNNLLKSAGSLWKTGSKKFQQAVNEFNNEHDPSQPRWMRDASSTQDEPPLQPQRPGRRDQPAQSQKEQQDFTDEALLLESGDGRPRKSSRPRESHHPDPRSQPPRHQQSSGAVQPRQQSNFLQRPSRSSSQDPKSRLSRFAAEEQQAQAYVSPARRKRPQVPPPPPGPNVDLFDSPAPSASRPKPPTHAQTVTPPTRSASISVRPKAPTRSIPPVSQEALQSIHRHRGQAADSYKRGDYAEAHQSFSTALGMLPDKHPITIIIRSNRAMTALKIGEPKSAIDDADIILTIIGPSKGESEVIDLGTGEAPKPMKDFFGKALMRKAEALEQLERWGDAAQAWKLAVESGHGSSTSIQGRNRCEKAAGINKPQSKPAAPARKRPSPPPKKPSALSDLTATSASGADFEAVSRLRKANEAAERADEEKFALSETVDARIATWRNGKQDNLRALLGSLDSVLWPEAGWKKIGLSELVLPNKVKIQYMKGISKVHPDKISTTATTEQRMIAGSVFGTLNEAWDKFRAENNL; encoded by the exons ATGGAAGACCTAAACGGCCTGAGTTGGTCCTCCGAGTCTAAAACCCCAAGCAGGCCACCACCAATGAGCTCTGGGTACTTGTACCCAAGTATCCCATCAAATGGCGGCTCCGGCAGGTCTACCCCGTTATCTGCGACTTCGAACCGCTCAAGCTCACCATCGAAACCCGTCACTTCTGCCGGAGATAGCTTCGCGAATCTGGTCTCATTCAATTCTTCCGCCGGGAACAAAAACCTTTCTCTCATGGAACAGCAGAAGCGCTTGCAGGAGGAAAAAGCGAAGAAGGAAGCCGATAATCGCAGTCGATTCGAATCGCAATACGGAGGCCAGAACAACCAATTCTGGGACAACCTTGAGGGACGTGTGCGGAGCCCCGCATCTGTACCCGCGCCTCGATCCGCACCACCACCCGCGGACGATGAGGATATTCTGGCCGCTTTCGATGCGGCAGCGCCAGTGGACGCTTCGACCCATTTCCCAGTCCCCAACTCCCCGAAATCCTCGCCTCCAATCGATACGAACAGGCGCCTTGAATCTTCCAATGGGGGAATTTCCATGCAGAACAACATTGGGGGTATGGACGGCTTTGATGACGATGACCCATTCGGCCTCAATCAATTGAAACCGAAATCCGCTCCGGCTCCTCAGCCTCAACAAGCcgacgatgatgatttcCTTGGTTTGCTCGGGAAGCCGGTATCAGATATCCCCCACCAGGATTCGCCTCCCACATCCACTACACCATCAGATCGAGGACGAGACCAACATACATCTCCAGTGCCCTCCAACGAAGTCGATCGGGCTGTTGCGGAGCTGGTGGACATGGGATTCCCTGCTAATAAATCTCGCCGGGCTTTGAATACCACGGAGTCTGGGACCGATGTTCAGGCTGCTGTTGGTTGGCTTCTTACCCAGGCCCATGCTGAATCACGGCAGAAGACTGAAGGACGTTCTAGTGCAACTCGTTCTGCCGATCGCGCTGACAGGAGTGATAGTCGTAACCGCGACATGCCTTCATGGATGAGAGAAGAAATAGCAGAATCTCGATCGCGTCAGGACAGACGGAGTCCAGCATCAGCGGACAAAGACCCTGTGCAGGTCGCCTCTCAATTTGGTAATAACCTTCTGAAATCAGCCGGCTCGCTTTGGAAGACTGGTAGCAAGAAATTCCAACAAGCTGTAAATGAATTCAACAACGAACATGACCCCAGCCAACCGCGTTGGATGAGAGATGCATCCTCTACTCAAGACGAACCTCCTCTGCAGCCGCAGCGTCCAGGTCGTCGTGATCAGCCAGCTCAATCCCAAAAAGAGCAACAGGACTTTACTGATGAAGCACTTCTTCTTGAGTCTGGAGATGGTCGACCCAGGAAATCTTCTCGTCCTCGTGAAAGTCACCACCCCGACCCGAGAAGTCAAcctcctcgtcatcaacAATCCTCTGGTGCTGTCCAGCCAAGGCAGCAATCTAACTTCCTCCAGCGTCCGTCCCGATCAAGCTCTCAAGATCCTAAATCTCGACTTTCACGGTTTGCAGCTGAAGAGCAGCAGGCGCAGGCATATGTCAGTCCTGCGAGACGTAAGCGACCTCAGGTGCCACCGCCGCCTCCTGGGCCTAACGTCGATCTCTTTGATTCTCCTGCTCCGTCAGCTAGTCGTCCAAAGCCTCCTACCCATGCCCAGACTGTCACTCCTCCAACACGGTCAGCTTCCATCTCCGTACGCCCGAAAGCTCCAACACGGTCTATCCCACCTGTATCTCAAGAGGCGCTTCAATCGATACACCGGCACCGAGGACAGGCCGCAGACTCTTACAAAAGAGGCGACTACGCAGAAGCCCACCAAAGCTTCTCCACGGCTCTTGGCATGCTCCCTGACAAACATCCTATCACAATTATCATCCGCAGTAATCGTGCCATGACAGCCCTGAAGATCGGCGAACCCAAGTCCGCCATTGACGACGCTGACATCATCCTAACAATTATTGGCCCGTCTAAGGGCGAATCAGAAGTGATCGATCTCGGCACTGGCGAAGCGCCTAAGCCCATGAAAGACTTCTTCGGCAAGGCTTTGATGCGCAAAGCCGAGGCTCTAGAGCAACTCGAGCGCTGGGGTGATGCCGCACAGGCTTGGAAGCTGGCCGTAGAGTCTGGCCACGGTAGCAGCACGAGCATTCAAGGCCGGAACCGTTGCGAGAAAGCAGCTGGTATCAACAAGCCTCAATCTAAGCCCGCAGCCCCTGCTAGAAAAAGGCCTTCACCCCCGCCTAAGAAACCTTCAGCCCTGTCTGATCTCACCGCTACGTCGGCATCTGGGGCAGACTTTGAAGCAGTCAGCCGTCTACGGAAAGCCAATGAGGCGGCTGAGCGCGCCGATGAAGAGAAGTTTGCTCTTTCTGAGACCGTCGACGCGAGAATTGCCACCTGGAGGAATGGCAAGCAGGACAATTTGCGTGCGCTGCTCGGTAGTCTGGATTCTGTGCTGTGGCCCGAGGCTGGGTGGAAGAAGATTGGCTTGTCGGAGCTGGTTCTGCCAAACAAGGTCAAGATTCAGTATATGAAGGGGATTTCCAAGGTGCACCCTGATAAG ATCTCTACCACTGCCACCACTGAACAGCGCATGATTGCTGGATCTGTGTTCGGAACCCTGAATGAAGCGTGGGATAAGTTCCGAGCTGAAAATAACCT
- a CDS encoding Small monomeric GTPase (Gtr1), putative: protein MDARKKKRKVLLMGKSGSGKSSMRSIIFSNYVAKDVRRLGATIDVEHSHVKFMGNLTLNLWDCGGQDAFMETYLASQRGNIFSDVAVLIYVFDIESREVERDLDTYHAIIEALREFSPNAYVFCLVHKMDLIQAEHRQRIYDERSAAIRSRSGDFRVDTFASSIWDQSLYKAWAGIVHKLIPNLIVIERFLTAFAKKINAEEVILFERSTFLTVTSVTSEVGELNPIYDRHERLSNIMKAFKHCAARNTLTTPASAGFVVMHTKTPQFNIFLGRFTDNTYIFLVVPPGEASYNCAVLNTMLAREGFSKAAAGSGGGDGFPLPPPEIAEDHANGTNGYPA, encoded by the exons ATGGATGctcggaagaagaagagaaaggtcCTCTTGATGGGTAAGAGTGGATCGGGGAAGTCTTCCATGCGCTCAATCATCTTCAGCAACTATGTCGCAAAGGATGTCCGACGCCTAGGCGCTACAATTGATGTAGAGCATAGCCACGTCAAGTTCATGGGCAATCTCACATTGAACCTGTGGGATTGCGGAGG ACAAGATGCCTTCATGGAAACCTATCTAGCCTCGCAGCGCGGCAACATCTTCTCAGACGTCGCCGTTCTGATCTACGTATTTGACATCGAGTCACGGGAGGTCGAGCGCGATCTAGACACCTATCACGCCATCATCGAGGCTCTGCGCGAATTCAGCCCAAACGCCTACGTTTTCTGCCTCGTGCACAAAATGGATCTAATCCAAGCCGAGCACCGCCAACGCATCTACGACGAGCGCTCCGCCGCAATCCGCAGTCGATCCGGCGATTTCCGCGTTGACACCTTTGCCAGCAGTATTTGGGACCAATCGCTCTACAAAGCCTGGGCCGGAATCGTGCACAAGCTCATCCCGAACTTAATCGTTATCGAGCGCTTCCTAACTGCCTTTGCGAAGAAAATCAACGCCGAAGAAGTCATTCTCTTTGAGCGTTCCACTTTCCTCACCGTAACCTCCGTGACCTCCGAGGTCGGCGAGCTCAATCCTATCTACGACCGCCACGAGCGTCTCTCGAATATCATGAAAGCGTTCAAGCACTGCGCCGCAAGAAACACACTCACCACACCGGCTTCCGCTGGCTTTGTCGTCATGCACACCAAAACACCCCAGTTCAATATCTTCCTCGGCCGCTTCACGGATAACACCTACATCTTCCTCGTTGTGCCTCCCGGTGAGGCTTCGTATAACTGCGCCGTGCTCAACACCATGCTTGCCCGCGAGGGATTCTCGAAAGCAGCCGCCGGCagcggtggtggtgatggGTTCCCTCTTCCTCCGCCGGAAATAGCAGAGGATCATGCGAATGGGACGAATGGGTATCCCGCGTAA
- a CDS encoding 2-nitropropane dioxygenase family oxidoreductase, putative has protein sequence MPFNTALTRKLGIRVPVVQGGMQWVGYAELASAVSNAGGLGLLTALTQPTPEDLRKEIRRCRTMTRYPFGVNLTLLPAIVPPDYAAYAQVIIDEGIKIVETAGNNPGPVITQLKKAGIIILHKCTTIRHAKSAVKLGVDFLSIDGFECAGHVGEHDITNFILLSRARQELDVPFIASGGFADGNGLAAALALGAEGINMGTRFMSTVEAPIHQKVKEAIVAAQETDTALVLRRWKNTSRLFANKVARDALKVEKESPSGEFSEIQPYVSGQRGRQVFINGDVDFGVWTAGQVIGLIHDIPTCEVLLTRIEKEALEAMTRTRSLFSDAPSSKL, from the exons ATGCCTTTCAACACAGCTTTGACGCGGAAGCTCGGTATTCGAG TGCCCGTCGTGCAGGGTGGTATGCAATGGGTTGGATACGCTGAGCTGGCCTCGGCTGTTAGCAACGCAGGCGGACTGGGACTT CTCACTGCCCTGACGCAACCAACCCCCGAAGACCTCCGCAAAGAAATCCGCAGATGTCGCACCATGACCAGATACCCCTTCGGTGTGAATCTGACCCTCCTCCCCGCCATTGTTCCCCCTGACTACGCCGCCTATGCCCAAGTCATTATCGACGAAGGAATCAAAATCGTCGAGACCGCCGGTAACAACCCAGGCCCTGTCATCACCCAGCTGAAGAAGGCTGGCATCATCATTCTGCACAAGTGTACGACAATCCGCCACGCCAAGTCCGCCGTCAAGCTCGGTGTAGACTTCCTTTCCATCGACGGCTTCGAGTGTGCCGGCCACGTCGGTGAGCACGATATCACCAACTTTATCCTTTTGAGCCGTGCGCGTCAAGAACTCGACGTTCCGTTCATCGCCTCTGGTGGATTCGCCGATGGCAATGGCCTTGCTGCTGCCCTGGCGCTCGGCGCTGAGGGGATCAATATGGGCACTCGATTTATGAGCACGGTTGAAGCCCCGATCCATCAGAAGGTCAAGGAGGCTATTGTCGCGGCACAGGAGACTGATACTGCACTTGTGCTGCGCCGGTGGAAGAATACCTCCCGTCTGTTCGCTAATAAGGTGGCTCGGGATGCATTGAAGGTAGAGAAGGAGAGTCCGAGCGGCGAGTTCAGTGAGATCCAACCCTATGTCAGCGGCCAGCGGGGTCGTCAGGTCTTCATTAATGGTGACGTTGATTTCGGC GTGTGGACTGCTGGTCAGGTTATCGGCTTGATTCACGACATCCCGACTTGCGAAGTCCTGCTCACCCGCATTGAGAAAGAGGCCCTCGAGGCGATGACCCGCACCAGATCATTGTTTAGCGATGCTCCCTCTAGCAAGCTTTGA